A window from Salvelinus sp. IW2-2015 linkage group LG5, ASM291031v2, whole genome shotgun sequence encodes these proteins:
- the LOC111964183 gene encoding steroid hormone receptor ERR1, translating to MSSRERRSDLYIKAEPSSPEGGGGGRASPGGASSDSSQSGGGGTRGDGVGRYSPPLYTPALRCHFKEEGGDGAEEGSTGSGGGRCKYALSTLPKRLCLVCGDVGSGYHYGVASCEACKAFFKRTIQGNIEYSCPASNECEITKRRRKACQACRFTKCLKVGMLKEGVRLDRVRGGRQKYKRRPEVENATYQSTPLPLRKEGEKGSSNIIVSHLLVAEPEKLFAMPDPLQPDTAQRTLTTLCDLADRELVVIIGWAKHIPGFLSLSLADQMSVLQSVWLEVLVLGVAFRSLGCEDEVVFAEDFVLDEEMSRVAGLTELNAAISQLARRFRSLQLDREEFVMLKAIALTNSDSVYIEDMEAVQKLRDLLHQTLLEMECQRHPEDPQRVGRLLLTLPLLRQTAGRALTTFYSIKTRGGVPMHKLFLEMLEAMMDSP from the exons ATGTCTTCAAGGGAGCGTCGGTCAGACCTGTACATCAAGGCAGAGCCCAGCAGtccagagggaggtggaggaggccgGGCCAGCCCAGGGGGAGCCTCCTCAGACTCCTCCCAGAGTGGTGGAGGTGGGACAAGAGGAGACGGGGTTGGGCGCTACTCACCCCCTCTGTACACACCGGCCCTGCGGTGCCACTTCAAGGAGGAGGGTGGTGATGGGGCGGAGGAGGGATCCACAGGTAGCGGAGGAGGGCGGTGCAAGTATGCCCTGAGCACACTTCCCAAGAGACTGTGTTTAGTGTGTGGAGATGTAGGATCTGGCTACCACTACGGTGTAGCCTCGTGTGAAGCCTGCAAGGCCTTCTTCAAGAGAACCATCCAGG GTAACATTGAATATAGCTGTCCGGCGTCAAACGAATGTGAGATCACCAAGAGGCGCAGAAAGGCTTGCCAGGCGTGCCGCTTCACCAAGTGCCTTAAAGTAGGCATGCTAAAAGAGG GAGTCCGTCTGGACCGGgtcagaggagggagacagaagtATAAAAGGCGTCCAGAGGTGGAGAATGCGACCTACCAGAGTACCCCTCTACCGCTTAGGAAGGAAGGGGAAAAAG GCTCCTCCAACATCATCGTGTCCCACCTCCTGGTGGCAGAGCCAGAGAAACTGTTTGCCATGCCTGACCCCCTGCAGCCTGATACGGCTCAGCGcacactcaccaccctctgtgACCTCGCCGACCGCGAACTGGTCGTCATCATCGGCTGGGCCAAACACATCCCCG GCTTCCTGTCGCTGTCGCTGGCAGACCAGATGTCGGTGCTGCAGTCCGTATGGTTGGAGGTGCTGGTGCTGGGTGTGGCCTTCCGCTCCCTGGGCTGTGAGGATGAGGTAGTGTTCGCTGAGGACTTTGTCCTTGACGAGGAGATGTCCCGCGTGGCTGGACTGACAGAGCTCAACGCAGCCATCAGCCAGCTGGCCCGACGCTTCCGCTCCCTGCAGCTGGACCGGGAGGAGTTTGTCATGCTCAAAGCCATCGCACTCACCAACTCCG ACTCTGTGTACATAGAGGACATGGAGGCGGTGCAGAAGCTGAGGGACCTCCTCCACCAGACCCTGTTGGAGATGGAGTGCCAGCGACATCCCGAGGACCCCCAGCGGGTGGGGcgcctcctcctcaccctccccctcctccGCCAGACAGCTGGTCGCGCCCTCACCACCTTCTACAGCATCAAGACCCGAGGCGGCGTGCCcatgcacaaactcttcctagagatgcTGGAAGCCATGATGGACTCGCCctag